The following DNA comes from Miscanthus floridulus cultivar M001 chromosome 5, ASM1932011v1, whole genome shotgun sequence.
GTCGACGGCAAAGGGCCCGGCGACCTGGCCACTGAAGGGCGGCGGCGCTCGCCCAGTCGTCGCCGCGAGAGGGAACAAAGTTGTCTGACGTCGGGTTCAGCCACGCCCCTCTGCAAGGGGCATCGGACCCTTGGCACTTGGCTGACTGAGATCGAGCGGCGATCAGCTCGCGCCAGGCTTCCATCATCCCATGCCCTCCACCCTTTGGATGTGCTGGGCCTCGGCCCAACAAGACCACGCCGTTGCTACTGCCGTATATTTGGGCGCGAGGCttctgctcaaaaaaaaaaaaaaaaaaaaaggcgcgAGGCTGCGCGCGCTCTCTGTTTTTTTGGCGCGAGGGTAAGCCATCGATGGGAGCTCGGTCGTCTCTTTGACGAACAGGCGCGCTTACTGTTCACTCTAGGCTCTTCGTCCGTGCTCAGATTGCAATGTTGGTGTTTTTTATACGCGACCGTGCTCAAATGAGCCCATTTTTCATTAAGAGTGTAGCAACACAATTACACAGCACAAGCCACGGCTAACAATACGAAAAGATTAACCGAAAAAAAATGGAAAAGCAAATTTCAGAGAAGGTTACTAATACAGAAAACCGCCTTGCGACCCGTTAGCTACCAAAGGGGCAATCCTTCTAAACCCCGCTGCTAAACCTTTCGAACACACGACTGTTCCTTTCTTTCCAAATGAGCCATGAAACCAGCAGGAACAACACGTCAAAACCTCTACGCAGCACCTTCGGCAGCATTTTCCTCTCAGACAGCCATTGATCCATTGTCATTTGCTGATCCTGAGCTGGCTGCGTAATGGCGAGGGGTGGAACGAATCCTAGCCTAGACCTTGCGCGTGTAGACACATTGTACAAGAAGATGGTTCATCGTCTCCGGTGCCTGGTGGCAGAGGGCGCAATGTTGGTGTTATAATTTGGTTGCTTTTGTCCTCCCTCGTTAGGTTGTGTtggaattgatgctgcaccaaaACAAGATCTTGGAAGATTGAAGTAGACATTGCCTTTGCCTGCACCAAAACGAAATCCACATATTTGATACAGAAGAATTCCGGTTTGTAGTATCATGGCTGTTCCTTTTTCTCCACAAGATTAGATAGACTTCGATTGTTCATGTTAGTGCCAAATCAAATACCTATTTACCAATAAAGATAATATACCGTCATCATTAGTTTTTTTCTTATATTACGGAGGGTTTGCTTCCTACTTTGTTACATCAAGTTGGCATAGAATTtggtaaaataaataaataaataaataaattatatatatatatatatataaaataaataaataaataaataaattatatatatatatatatatatatatatatatggagagtatattcagtaaccagctacaaaataagttattctatagccacctccatttacgataattttatatactaatttacgataatgtcaatacatatttacgatagttgggttactataacacatgaggataattttatatactaatttacgataatgtcaatacataattacgatagttgagttactataacatatggagatatttaccataacgttatagtaaaacacttagcaaggagttactataatctcgtaaattaacatagtaattatcgtaactcagagtggctacagaataagttattttgtagccagtatatatatatatatatatatatatatatatatatatatatatatatatatatatatatatatatatatatatatatatatatatatatatatatatatatatatatatatatatatatatgaggctTTGATGTTTTGAATTAGCCAGGAAGGTAAAATGGTTTTGAGGTTTGAAGAAGGTATACAGATAAAAGAAAGATAGATGGAAAGGTTAGATCCTGCAAATATGTTTATGTTTATGCATATGAAAGTAATAAGAATTAGatttacaattttttttaaattgaAACAGACGAAGGTGCAAGAATTGGTCCTAAATCTCACTTGAGTTGGCTAGTCCTCTAAATTGGTGGCTCACTTAATTTAAGTTACACATTCTATGACCACAGTAACTACTTAAGGGCAAGGACCAACGGGAGATGGTATATGGTTAAGCAGGAAGCATGTTTATGTATTTTCAAGACAAAATTATTGAGAATCCATTATTTCAACATGCATTGCAACTGCACTGGGAAGAACAAATAGCAAATATATTATGAACTGATACTAAAATGCGCGGTTACTATGCATATTAGGTGGTGATGTCAGTTCTCACACTACTTTTGGACAAAACAAGGAGATTTTTAGTGCTATTCTTTTGTATGATGAGACATTTGATTCCTTCGAGTTGCTATTTGAGACATTAGGAATGAGACGTACAGCTATGTACTATTCTCCGACGGTAGAGGGTAGAACTTTGTTCCATTATCTAAACAAAATAATGAGAAGTACACATTGAGTAACAGTGAACTGAAGAACACATTTGAAATCTGATTTTAATATCATTTCATTTCTTAACATTTCGAAAAAGTAGTGGAGGGTAAAAGAAATAAGTAGCTGAATTTTGAATCTGTATCAAGGAAAAAAATTACCTAGAATCCAAATGAGGACACTTATGCTATTGCAAGTTGTACACAGCTATTATATTTGAAGCTTTTCAAGGTGAATATGAAAGGTCTATGGTAGCCTGCACTATAGTGTTGGAAGACAACGATGAGTATCTTGTCGCAGTTGGAAGTCTTAATGAAGATTTTTAGATTTTAGAAGGAGTACAAAGTCATTGGTGACCCTCTACAACAAACTAGTACATGCAGCTGTGATCAGTTCAGTAGAATTGGAATATTGTATGACCGTGTTCTAAAAGTCCTTGATTTGATTAATACCATATCACTCCTTGTTGCACAGTAAGTATTGAAGCGATGGAGAAGAGAAGCACATAGTGGAGCAATACAAAGGCAACAAAGGCAGAATATAAGAGAATTCAAGACTAGATGAGTTACTTCGATCTATACAAATATATGACTTGCATATTTCTTATTAGCTTGGCACATCGAGCCGTTAGCCATTTCAGAGTGCACTTGTTAGTAGACAGCACACTTGGTATCCTTAGCAAGTAACTTGGAGAAGAAATCAGTGGTTTTGCTAGTATATGATGTCCGGCCCGTCCCTCTGTACAGCAGATGAGCATAAGTAACATAAACAGAAATGCAGAGACAGTGGTCAGCATGTGACTTGGCTGATTGCAGAGCAAAAACTCTGTACCCCGTCGAGGCGTCGACACTGACACACTGTAAGTAGAAACGTCGCTGTAACGAGAGGTCTATGCACGGACGCTGCTGCGGCGCGCGTCCTTCGTTGGCTGCTGCTGCAACGGCGAGCGCCTGACCTCCGACGTGGTCCGGCGCAGGAGCACCTCCGCCACGCAGATGTTGAGCATGACGCCTCTCCCGCCGGCGGCATCGCGGCGcctcgacgacgacgaccccggcGAAGCATCACGGCGAAGGCGACCGCCCCGCCCCGCCGGCGCCGGGGGCACACCTGCTCTCAGGATCTTCAGTGGCTGCGAGAGCATGGAGGTGTTGTACGTGTCGAGGATCCGGTTGAGCAGCTGCAGCGGCGACAACCACCGCAGCGCGCTGGCGCGGCGTCCTCGTCGTAGCCGGCCGAGCCTCCAGGTCGCCGAGCCGAGGACCGTTCGCTGTCCGAGCCTGGTCCCTCTCCCCGGCGTCGTCGTCGGTGCCGCCCGCGGGAGCTGCTGGTAGCCGTCGTTGCAGATCCCCCGGCGTGCCCAGCACGAGCGGACGCCCCGGCAAACGCTGGAACCGATGAACCCTTCCATCTTGGAACGACGGCGTGTGCAAAAAAGTTGCTGACTTGTGGGGTGAAGGTGAACCGGCTGATGGCTCGTTGAGGCGTGTACGCTGAGTTAGTTGTTGtcattgtgtgtgtgtgttcttgGGGCATTTTTATAGTGTGGGAGTGTGACGTGTGTGCTCCACTTGACTATCTAGAATAATAGCAACGTTGAACTCGTACCGTCTGCCAAGTGCGCGATGGAGTTGCTTCTGGCCTGGGTCTAGTCGTGCGTGCAAGCTGCTGCGCTGGGATTGACCCGACCCGGTTGTTGCCGCTGCCTGTGCCTGACGGGTGACGGGGCCGGTGGGTAAGACCGAGGGCCGGGCCGGCCACTAACGCTGAGGACAAGATACCACCAACGTTCGATGGCAAGGACAAGGAGACCCAGAATCCTGATGGCCGCGCGGGGCTTGCCTCTCAATCGCGCTCGCGCACTGCGGGGCAGAGTTGATTTCGCGGGGCCGTCCGAGACCGCGCCACGCATCGCCCGGCTCCCGCCTCTGCCTGTGCACCAAGGTAAGCGGCTGACCGCGACACGCGAGAAGCGAGGCGGATTGGAGAGTCACCATGCCCGGTTCCACTTGCACAGAGAAGCCCCTGGGGTGGActggcccgtgcccgtgcccgagGGGCGGCTGATGCGGTGTGTGTGTGAGCCGCGTGATGCGGTGCAGGAGACTGGGTCAGTTTGGGCACCCTAGCTAGCCTTGGTCAGCTCAGGACGATTTGCTCATTTGCATCGTTATTACGTGATCATAGGGCGTCCTAGCGCTACGTGAACGAAACGCAAGGAAGGTACTGCTGACCTTACTGGTCCGACGAGCGACACAAGCCGATATTGTGTGTGTATGGGCCTCGTTCTCGCCCTCGCGGTTGTCACTTCAGTTTGCAGCCGGGTGCGATGGACACCATGCTCAAATGGTTCTTCATGCGTGTGCCATTTCCCAAGCATATATGCTTATCAAAGCAAATCTTGGAACACCATTTTTTAAAAGTTCAATCAAAATATAAGAAAAAGATAAACGattttttttcaaataaaaacATTAACAACATGCAATCCCAACACGAAGCTTAATTTGGTTGCACTTGCACCGGCGTGGTACACGACACGGACGCTTTTTCCACcaggctttgccaactgccagCCACGCTCCATCATCAGCGGCAACAAAGCACGGCCACGAACTGAATGCATGCTTACTTAGCTTGCCATACATGTACTCGATTTATGTAGGATTAATTAATCGAAACGACACGCGCGACTAAAAATAACCACTCAAGCTGCCGCTGCAGGGCGCAGGAGCAGAGCCAGCACCGCGGACGCGAGCGTGACGGCGAGGACCAAACTGGCGCGCCCGcagccgccgccgtgccgccgGGCCGCACCGGACTTGGACTCATGCCCGTAGTCCCGCGGGTACATCTCCCCCGCCGGTGGCCCGTACCCGTACGTGGTGGTCGGCCACGGGTACCCGTACGGCTGCGGcgggttgtagtagtagtacccGGTCGTTGGTGGAGGGTAGTACGCGGGGACCaccaccggcgccggcggcggtggcgacggcgacggcgggggcgggggcggcgagGGGACTGGCACCGGCTGCGCCGGTGGAGGGTGGTGGGTCGGCACCTCCGGCGGCAGCGGGTGCGGGTCCAGGTCGCAGACGCACATGAAGCACTTGCAGTCCTCGTCGGTGACGATGCCCAGCACCGCCGCCGGGGACGCCAGCAGCATGTTGACCACCACCGCGACCGCGACCGCGACCTGGAGCGGCGTCAGCATTCTGCCTCGAATTGGGTTTCTCAGTGAGTGATCACTGCCGCGCCGGGTATATAGTGACTTGAGAAGCATGTGCTGGTGCATCTGCAAGGCCTAGTTTTTTCGTGTTGCAGAGTTGCAGGTGGAACGACTACTCGTTTCTGGGGGTTGCGTGCTCTGCTTTAGAGACCAAACCAAATAAACGcagtgtgttttttttttcttttcacttTGAGATGGATGGTGTTTAATCTAATCACTTCTGTTGACTCGCCTTTTCTCTCTCGATGGATTACCGACCGATCATCACAGACGAGACAGAGCTACAACTGCTTGGAGTATCAGGCAGCAATGCCGTGTAATTAGAACGATGACTAAGGTAAGATTCCGGCATAAGCTTCTACTAAAACAAGCATATAAAGTCGTTGGTGCCCTAGATCTATTAGTAGCAATGCCGTGTAATTAGAACGATGACTCAGGTAAGATTGATACAAGCGCACGCATGACACGATGCCGCAACCGGCAACCGCAATGGATGATGATTGAATCTCCCCCAGCCGGAAACATTTTCCATAATACTGCACTCGGTCACAAAATGCTTCAACATGCATACGGCACGATCTTGAAAGCACTAATTTCATTTGGATAAATCTATTGTAGTACTAATTGCTAAAGAcattatttttctaaaaaatatatGTATGATTCTCAACTTCCGCTTAAGAATTAAGATATTACATGTACTTTATAAGATACTCGCTTTGTTCTTTTATAAGTGTATtcgtgctggtcaaactttcttaattttgacttgatttattgaaaatattagtaatatttatatatttaaataagtttatcattaaaatagattcaacgatatctaatgatattaattatttaCCATAAATATTATGATAATGCTATGTGTCTTACGTCCGACGCGAGCACAAATCATCAGACGCTCCCGCAGGCCTACCACCTCGTTGCTTACGCTTCTTACCCCGCTGCCCGCTCTGCGGGCaagtttatattaaaaaaacaCCCATCCATATCCCTTCTGCTTCCTCTTCCCTGCTGCAGCGCTTTGCGGCCGCCCCGTCCTGGACGTGGACACACACTCCCCTCGCTGCTgcctgaaagtgcaatcaagccctaattatgggttttggtgataatgaccacgtaattagagaactgatgagatttatcaagatgaccaGCAGagaattcatgttcgaggatACTACATGAAATGGAGGAGCCTCCAATTagaaatgtagatggcttcaaactaaaaggaggtttaaattcttttatattttaaatttgagtacAGAAAAAAgacatactataaagggggacacaatgcttaagctaatatgtgctaccaagtgctcaaatatagacatgcatcctcagattcatagacAAGACAGTCtatacttcactcttacccttattgtcttgcgtggtgcggcattgccgtacttgaagagaggcactgcggCAGTGCGACACTACCGCACTTGAGCTATGGCACTACCgcaacttaagtgaccgttgaggGCTGGGGGATATTTATACCCTTTCCCTTCCTCCCCAACGgccctctgcctcttcttcctcactccagCTCATCCAAAATAGAAAggagactctctctctctctccattaatgaccttgagccctcaagcaaatccattgattttcccatcaatccttgagagagaAGAGTTCAAAAcatgattagagagcagctccattgattcctcaaCTTAAAAGAgtacttggttcatgttttggctagcggttgtgtttgttactcttggagcttgactcctagccggctagagcgtcgttCGTGGAGCTTCCCAACTTATGTGACAGCCCTAGGAGGTTTATAACCATAtcttgaagttagtaaactcacccctcatctcaagagttaagtctcttgacttgagaacgaggaagagttagaaagccctaagccttagtggctaacctcaacaacgtggaggtaggcaagccttggtggcgagccaaaccacgggataaatcattgtgtcacttgtccttgatttacattacttgtatTTTATAttattggttgaggtgatttctagggtttttagtcgacttacttgtgtgtggtgttcctataacttctagctcttgattggtgactatcatacctgcagtaggctgagaaatttttccgatctaagttttcgttcacTGATTTTaaactgtgactcgaagttgtctgcaggtgcgacATTGTCGCTGTTTTGGTCCAGCAGTGCtgcagggtgaatttgataaaagtttgagtgtttgttttgataggcctattcaccccctcttggccaaccagagatcctacaagtggtatcggagcaggttacctcatatacgcttcaccgtgtgaggtatggagcccggaggaggaactagtggcgTGAAGCGGGTGGATGTCGACACGGACAACAGCGAGCTGAGCGCGTCGACAACGAGCAACACcacgctaccacatcttgaggctaccgatgccgaaggagctctcaatgagaatgagagaagaagaaggaaggagacaagaaagctaaaaagagaagcaagagagaagaaggaggaggagcagcggttagaggagaaaaagcaaaggaaagaagaaagaaggctaaAGAGAgaatcaagaagaaaaagaagagaagctaggaagaacaaggaagaagaagagaaggcaacaagtgcatcatcaagcatatcaagtagttccaaagatggagatgattatgagtcataccaagtgtcaaaggggaacaagaaggagaagaaaggaaagggcaaggccgaCAACAATAAATATGCCgccatatcctttaactattcttctattcctatgactaaccatgatcggaggtctttcttcaatgtgcccatgggcaagttaccttatttcaatgggactaactttgacaagtggaagcacttgatgagagcctatcttataggtcttcaccctggcatttgggagattgtttgtaatggatttgagccaccggttgatcccaagaacccaacgctagaagagatgagaatcattcacctcaatggtcaagccacaagtgtgttgcttagtgccttggatggtgatgagtacaatagagtgattggagttgatgttgccaagcaaatatgggacactttgcacctaacacgtgaaggggttgacaaagtaagaaaggcaagaattgacttgttgatgtcaaagctcaaccgatttgtaatcttggatggagaagggccacaagagatgtttgataggttgatgatgatggtgggtaagattagaggctatggttgtgatgagctagatgatcacaaagttgtcaagattatgttggatgcttattcacctagaaatgagaccgtagtcactctaattagagacaagaagaagtttgagtacttcacaccaaataatgtacttgggaggatcttgacctttgacatgcaaagagaagaagcaaatgagagaaagaaacttggagaattacaagcaaagctagaggacatcaagatcaaagatgtagctctcaaggccaacaaatcaagtaagcaaggctctacaagcaagtccaagatcaaccaacaaacttcaactagcaagcccaaagcaagcaagcaagttcaagaaagagtagagaccacatcatcttcaagtgaaagtgaaaataatgatgatcaatatgagaaagttgatgatgttgctctctttatgaagaggtatcacaaggggctaaagaagcaaggctacaagatagtgaagagaagcttttcaaataagaaaaagaggacatgctacaattgtagaagcaccgatcacttcattgccaagtgtccatatgagatcaaggacaacaaatacaagaaggacaagaaagaggagaaggccgatcgtaaaaagagcaagaagtacatgggagaggctcacattgggcatgaatgagactcaactaaagagagcacaagtgaagatgatgagaaggttgtaactattgctattcacaagtcatcccctacaccaaggctcttcaacgacatgtccgatga
Coding sequences within:
- the LOC136452450 gene encoding uncharacterized protein — its product is MHQHMLLKSLYTRRGSDHSLRNPIRGRMLTPLQVAVAVAVVVNMLLASPAAVLGIVTDEDCKCFMCVCDLDPHPLPPEVPTHHPPPAQPVPVPSPPPPPPSPSPPPPAPVVVPAYYPPPTTGYYYYNPPQPYGYPWPTTTYGYGPPAGEMYPRDYGHESKSGAARRHGGGCGRASLVLAVTLASAVLALLLRPAAAA